The window GACGGACGCGGCGAAGCTCGTCGAGTACCGCGGGATCGTCGAGAAGGTCGTCGACGAGGTGAAGCGCGAGGTCGGCGCCGCCTGAGCGGGGTCAGGGCGGCAGCAGGTCGGCTGCCGAGAGTCGGATGCCGTTCGGCAGCAGGACTTCGTCGCCGGTCTTCAGGGTCCGCTCGCGGCAGTAACCGGCAGTCGTCGGATCCGGGTCTGTGAGCACATGCAGCACCCCGCGCTCTCGCCCACGAGCGCGAGCCTTGCGACGCGAACCTCCGCTCAGCAGCTCCGCCGCCGCCATTCCTCCGGGGTGAAGGTCTGGAGGGAGAGCGCGTGCACGCGGCGCTCGCGGAGGTCGCCGAGGGCCGCGTACACGGCGCGATGGCGCTCCACGGTCCCGAGCCCCGCGAAGCGCGGGCTCACGACGATCGCGTCGTAGTGGCCGCCTTCGAGCGCCCCCGCGTGCCCGCGGTGGCGGGCGCTCTGGTCCTGCACCTCGACGTGCTCCGCCGCGAGCGCGATACGGAGATCCTCGGCCAAGCGTTCACTCGTCTTCATGGCGTCACTTCGTCGCGCCGGGCGGCGAAACGCAAGCGCACGTAGTCGGCGGTCCACGCGCCGGCGGCGTCGGCGAGCGTCGGGCGCAGCGCGTCCCGTACTGCGGCGAGGAACGCGGGCCGGTCGGCCGCGGGCACCGCGACGAGGAAGCTCTCGGCGAAGGTCTCGAGCCACCCGACGACGTCGCCCGGCAGCGGGGTCGGGCGCGGGAAGAGGGCGATCGACTCGACGCGGAAGCCGTGACGGGCGAGCCGTGCCGCGTAGTCGTCGGCGGTCGGGAAGAACCAGGGATCGTAGGCGGCCGCGTCGAGTCCCCGCGCGGCGAGCGCCCGCGCGAG is drawn from Deltaproteobacteria bacterium and contains these coding sequences:
- a CDS encoding BolA family transcriptional regulator, translating into MKTSERLAEDLRIALAAEHVEVQDQSARHRGHAGALEGGHYDAIVVSPRFAGLGTVERHRAVYAALGDLRERRVHALSLQTFTPEEWRRRSC